In Gossypium hirsutum isolate 1008001.06 chromosome A10, Gossypium_hirsutum_v2.1, whole genome shotgun sequence, the DNA window aatgtcaatttagtaatatggtgaaaaataaaaattattctcattgattcatttttttcgaaactcgtgcttttatataaaatatagatTATATATGATAACTTGGGAGGAGTCAAGTTTATAGAATTTGAAACCAAGCTTTATGATATGTTCCTATACACGGCTTATCATGACCATCTATTTATGTAtacttatattaaatattttattaagttgaTGTTATAAGTTAACTAGACTTCAATtcaattgtaaaattattaaattaccttctcatataaaaattaagttatatttttatgagggtattttttttatatataataaatcaataaaaaattgataataagaTTTAAACCCATAACACTATGCATAATAAACATTTAACTTTGTTGTTGTAATCAAAGCAtcaattgatttttatataaatctttaataaatatatttattacatatttttttcaccCACGTGATAGATGTTTATTTGAGATGTAGTTACTCATCAATGAAAGTCTTAACTCAAatgcaaaattaccaaaaatccaacaacaaatattattttgaagtatttttatcttattttattttatataaactctaaaaaatatatacatataatgaaatttaaaccCAAGACATTATAACATTCAATACCTCAACCAGagtcatattattttttataaatttattaaataattttttctacccaaatcaacataatttaataattcatttgttTTGTCCAGAGGTTCCTCACCGGTCTTAAAATTGGTTATTTCAAGTCTTAGAAAATGTAAAGAAAAAAGGACCCCAAGTTTTTTGGGAATGACCGGaaccagaaaaaaaaaagtaccatTGGCAATATCCTAAGCATAGTACCACTTGAGAAATCATATGACCGTAAATTTTTAGagaggaattttttttatttaggtttttTCCCCTCGTAAATTTTTGTCGTCCAAAATGTCCTTTGCTCAAAAAGTGAAGTTTAGAGCTATGTTTCTACCTTGATTTCTTCTGACGTTGTTTTCaactaatatattttatttttttaatcttttgaaattatataattcagaattttttttttaaatatcacaaTTCATGCCAAAACTTTTTGGTTTatactttataaaatattttcatgtaaaaaaaaaCAATCTCGTATTAATTTTATgccataaatataaaaatagtatatttAATCATGATATTAAATATCTTCTTTTATTAAGGACAAAAATGACATTTGCTTTAGTTGATCAACAAATTTGTTTACCAAACGTCAAATCAAATTAGTACTGTTTCTAGTATTCATATTAAGTTTTTCATCAACTAAACCAGGCGTCGTTGTTGAAGTGAATAACGTTCTAAACCAAACCAACCCAACTCTAAAATATTATGGGAATCATAATAAACAAGCTTATAAATAAACACTAGATTATGGCGTTTGTTTTATGTAATAACTTTATATATCACACTctgatttaatttaaattattcttttttttataaaattatacaaaatcaaaatacCCCATAATGacattttcaattgttttatactAATTTTTCTGATACTGAAACCTGAAAACCATAGAACTAGACCAAACTGGATACAAAATTTGTTTTAAGAAAAACACAAATTAGTTGGTTGTGTCGTCAGTTAGATTTGAATCCACTCcttgaaaattattaaatagatgaATTGAAACTAAATCCAGACTCCACTGATGAATATGATTACGATTGCTAACTCCAAAATCCACAATCGCCAAACCCATCATACACAATATTATCTTAAgtaaatttgcatataacaagaTTTCAGATCAGTTAGCAACTCCCATTAAACAAGACTATACTAAAGTGTATTTAGATAAATCCTTTCAGGATTAAAGTAGACTGCTACATCAGTCTGAAATTGTATCTctaaaatcattcaaaacaaGTTGCAGAAACATATCAACAGACACTTCAAAAACCCGCTAGACTCCATACATGTCCATAATCTACCCACCACTACCACATGGTACCTACTTGTACGTAAATATAAAGCACCGGACAAACACACTTACAGTTTCCAGCAGTAACCACGTGCATAGAGCCATGAGAAGGCAGCATCATTTGTAAAGCTGCTAGCGAGGACTGCAGACACAAATGCATACATATTCTAACTTTAATTGTTGCACAAGAATCGGTTCAAAGTATCAAATCAAGTATGTATACCCTAAGGCCTTTAAGAAACAGAAAGTTGGAAAGCACCTACCTCAAAGATCGTGAACGAGACCTTGAAGGACTGCGATTGACACGCCTTGGGCTCTTTGACCTGCTGCTCACATGATCTCTCTCATCTTGTAGACTCTGACCATTCTCCCTAGGACTAGGGGACCTCTGCTTGGTTCTGTATTCCCTGTCCCTGTCACCATGTGGAGAACGTGGAGAAAGAGACCGAGAAACAGATCTAGATCGCCTGGGAGAGCGATAATCATCTTTTGCCCCACAATCCCTTGACATGGATCTGGACCGACTGGGAGAGCGATAATCATCTCTCATACCACGATCCTGAGAAATTGATCTAGACCGCCTAGGGGAGTGGTGATAATCTTTCCCCCTCTGATCCCTGTCTCTAGTTTCATGTGAAAAAAGAATGCATAAGAACCTAATACACCaaaaaaattaacacataatGACTATCAGGGCAAGCAGATATATTCAGGTcatatagaaaaattaaaaagaaagtatAAAAGGAGCATTTCCATTCTTCATAAAGGCAAACCTTCTTCCAAAGACAATGACAACAATTTTTTAATAACATCCTCGCACAAATCAGCGGATTAAAATATTGACCTTCACCTGTACCTTTCCAGTGTTTCtgaacaaaaatattataattggATCCAAAAAACTGAGAGTTAAGTCTCTATAATGTTGTACTGGTTGATCAGCATCTGACAACTTCATAGCTCTCTTTGCCCCAACTTTCTAAACCTCAAATTAACTTTTTCTTGTACACTGCCAACAAATCTCTACCAGTAAATACTTTGATTGGCTTCCTTTGTTTGAGGATGGTTCTTTCTTTGACCAAATATAAGCTCTAAATTCTTTCTTAACTGGATAGTATATGAAAAGAAGATAtcaaacttaacaaaattttctcaTGGAAAACAAAAACACTAATGAGAAGCTTAGATGTAAAAGGAAAAGATAAGATACTCCTGGGATACTAATCATCTCACAAACATTTTAGCTGGTCAGTTCATTCAATGGCAGCAAGCCTGACAAACCCAAGGTCAAAAAACAAGACCTCATGCAATTTGTAGTCAATGGCTGGTGAAGGTGGGATTATGGATAATACTTATGGAGAAGCTTTGATAGAAAATCAAGTTGTCCATCACTTTATGATCTCTTTAATCTTTATTAATCCAGAAGTCTTTAGGAATCTCTTTTCACTTTACTATCTGCATAAACAAGGCCATCACAGcaaatattattttgattcaCTGGTGGTTTTGCATTGTGTCTAATTGACAGCGATGGTCTGAATCAAAAGAAAGGGTAAATGAAATTCACAGTTAAAAAGCTCTACAACATTAGATATGTAAAAGAGTAGAGTTAGGCAACAAAAAGAACAGCCACTAATAACACATTAGAAGAAAACCACAAAAAATTTCTGATAAGTAAATTTCAAACCTTGAATCATGCCCAGCAGGTGAAGGTGAGCAAGAGTAAGCTGTGACCACAAACAATAATTGAGCTCACGTTAAGAAAGAGAATTATCCTCCAAAAGCCATTACCTAGTAATTGAAAAGGTTAAGATAAATGCAAGAAGCATAAGTGTTTAACTGACAGCGATATCGGCGTCTTGGGGACCTAGGCGGTGTTCTCCTGCTTCCCCTATCTCGACCACTTTAAACAGAAATGAAAGAGTAAACAACGATTACCACATCAGCTTTTTATTCTAAGACTTAAGAACAAAGAATATAACCATTGGTGTACATAAGAGAGAAATGTGGTGCAGCACCTTACACGGGCAGTCAGACGCATTTCTTGGGGAGTCTTTCTATTCTCCTCAGCAAAAACAATTCTTATCTCACGTCCACCAATAACTTGATGGTTCATTCGTTGTTTTGCTTCAGCAGCATCTTCACCATACCGAAACTTCACAAAACCAAAGCCCCGTGGTTCCCTATAAATTCAAATCATTAAATCATTACAAGCATAATTAAAGAGTAGGAGACCTTTACTGTTACTAAAAACAAAATATCTGCAGGTCATCAAATGGATACAAAAGCAATTTCAGTAAAGAACATTATTATGCTCTTGCCTTGTATTCAAAGCACTACAAATTTCAACATAAAACTAGAAGAAGCAAAATTAAATGATGAAACATCAAAGAAAAACAAACACACATATGAATACAGAAGCAAGCAATAACATACCCTGTATAATAGTTTTTTGGCAGATAAACGTCCTTCACCGGACCATACCGTTCAAAGGGAACCCTAAGATCTTCAGGCCTGCACAGCACAATGaaattaaacttttataaatCCATTTCTCGATAAGGAAACTTAATATTGCACAAATGTCAGTTAATAAGACTCaacaattaaaccaaaattaCAAATTTCCTCTCTTCTAACACATACTCAATaagaaaagtaattgaatagagaaaaccctaaacaaaattACAGTTAAAATCAGTATCGATAAGAACAAATGGAGGGGCGAGAACCGTAAACAGTTACAAAGCCCTAAAATTTGaaccaaattttcaaatttcctctcTTCTAACACATTCATAGGACAAGTAATCGAATACAGaacccataaaaaaataaataaataactagaGTTAAATTCAGAGCGGATAAGAATACGCGGAAGCGGGAGAGATGTGAATACCTAGCGTCGAGAGGGAGATTGCGAATGAGCAAACCAGAAGGGAGAGGGGAGCGGCGACGGTGGTCACGGTGAGATTGCTGGCGATCGCGAGGTTCATCGTCGTACCTCTTCCTTCCACGAGTGGGACTCCGGCTACGACGACGAGGACTGTAGCTTTTGCTCCGGCTCCGATACCTCCCCATCTCGTACTAAACAGAAAAATGAAACCCTAAACCAAACGAAAACAatgaaaaatgataataaatgaagAGGACGGCGTGTTTGCAAAGTTTTGGAGGGAGAAATGCACTTCTTTAACATAGGGAAAGAGATAATAAGCGaaggttaaaattaataaaataaaaataaaattgactgCTGCGAGTCAGAGTTAAAAAAACAATAACGGTAAACTA includes these proteins:
- the LOC107897639 gene encoding serine/arginine-rich SC35-like splicing factor SCL28 isoform X2, whose protein sequence is MGRYRSRSKSYSPRRRSRSPTRGRKRYDDEPRDRQQSHRDHRRRSPLPSGLLIRNLPLDARPEDLRVPFERYGPVKDVYLPKNYYTGEPRGFGFVKFRYGEDAAEAKQRMNHQVIGGREIRIVFAEENRKTPQEMRLTARVSGRDRGSRRTPPRSPRRRYRSYSCSPSPAGHDSRDQRGKDYHHSPRRSRSISQDRGMRDDYRSPSRSRSMSRDCGAKDDYRSPRRSRSVSRSLSPRSPHGDRDREYRTKQRSPSPRENGQSLQDERDHVSSRSKSPRRVNRSPSRSRSRSLSPR
- the LOC107897639 gene encoding serine/arginine-rich SC35-like splicing factor SCL28 isoform X1, with amino-acid sequence MGRYRSRSKSYSPRRRSRSPTRGRKRYDDEPRDRQQSHRDHRRRSPLPSGLLIRNLPLDARPEDLRVPFERYGPVKDVYLPKNYYTGEPRGFGFVKFRYGEDAAEAKQRMNHQVIGGREIRIVFAEENRKTPQEMRLTARVSGRDRGSRRTPPRSPRRRYRSYSCSPSPAGHDSRDRDQRGKDYHHSPRRSRSISQDRGMRDDYRSPSRSRSMSRDCGAKDDYRSPRRSRSVSRSLSPRSPHGDRDREYRTKQRSPSPRENGQSLQDERDHVSSRSKSPRRVNRSPSRSRSRSLSPR